CGTTCTTGAGGCAGTTGGCCGAACGCACCGACAGCTCGAGCTCGTCGACCTTCTTGAGAAGGTAACGGTTGAGCTGGTTGGTGTCCTGGCCACCTTCGGTAGCACCACCCGCCGTAGCCCCGCCGGCGGCAGGCGCCGGGGCGACCATGCTGTCGTCGAAGTGGACGAACAGCTGGAGCTGGTCCTGCAGGATGCGCGCGGCATAAGCGAGCGCGTCCTCGGGCGTCACCGTGCCATCGGTCTCGATGGTCAGCGACAGCTTGTCATAGTCCAGTTCCTGGCCGACGCGGGTGTTTTCCACCTTGTAGGCGACCTGGCGGATCGGGCTGAACAGGCTGTCGACCGGGATGAGGCCGATCGGCGCGTCGGCCGGACGGTTCATCGCGGCGGGCACATAGCCCTTCCCGATGTCGGCGGTCAGCTCCATGTTGAGCGTGGCGCCTTCGTCGAGGTGGCAGATGACGAGGTCGGGGTTGGTGATTTCGATGTCGCCCGGGCAGCTGATCTGCCCCGCGGTGACTTCACCCGGACCCGTGGCCGACAGCTGCAGACGCTTGGGGCCTTCGCCTTCCATCTTCACCGCGACCTGCTTGATGTTGATCACGAGGTCGGTGATGTCCTCGCGCACACCGGCGAGCGAGGAGAATTCATGAAGGACGCCCTCGATCTTCATCGAGGTGACGGCGGCGCCCTGGAGGCTCGACAGGAGGACGCGGCGCAGCGAGTTGCCGAGCGTCATCCCGAAGCCGCGTTCCAGCGGCTCGGCCACGAAGGTCGCCTTGCGCTTGGCATCGGCACCGGGCTTGCGGTCGAGGCCCTGCGGCTTTTTCAGTTCCTGCCAGTTCTTCGCGTTGATCGACATAATGTCCCCAGATGTTCGGCGGGGCGTCCCCCGCCAGTGTTAACAGTGTGTCGGGCCGCCCGAACGGCGGCCCAGGGCGATCAGCGCGCTGTTAGACGCGGCGGCGCTTGGACGGACGGACACCATTGTGCGGGATCGGCGTCACGTCGCGGATCGAGGTGATGGTGAAGCCCACCGCCTGGAGCGCACGCAGCGCGCTTTCGCGACCCGAACCCGGGCCCTTGACCTCGACTTCGAGGGTGCGGACGCCATGGTCCTGCGCCTTCTTGCCGGCGTCTTCGGCGGCGACCTGCGCGGCATAAGGCGTCGACTTGCGGCTGCCCTTGAAGCCCATCATGCCGGCGCTCGACCAGCTGATCGCATTGCCCTGGGCGTCGGTGATGGTGATCATGGTGTTGTTGAAGCTGGCGTTCACATGGGCGACGCCGGCGGTGATGTTCTTGCGCTCACGGCGACGAACGCGTTGCGGTTCACGTGCCATTTTGAAATCTCTCTTCTAAAAGCTGTGCAGCGGGAGGAAGGAAGCGAGAAACGCTTACTTCTTCTTGCCCGCGATCGGCTTGGCCTTGCCCTTGCGGGTGCGCGCATTGGTGTGCGTGCGCTGGCCGCGGACCGGCAGGCCGGCACGGTGACGAAGGCCGCGATAGGACTTGAGGTCCATCAGGCGCTTGATGTCCATCGCGCGTTCGCGGCGAAGGTCACCCTCGACGGTGTAGTCGGCGTCGATCGTTTCGCGGATCTGCAGGACTTCCTGGTCCGACAGGTCGGCGACGCGACGTTCCGGCGCGATCTTCAGCTTTTCGGTGATTTCCTTGGCAGTCGTGTGACCGATACCATGGATGTAGGTGAGCGCGATCTCGACGCGCTTGTTGGTCGGGATGTTGACCCCGGCAATACGTGCCATAACCAAATAGTCTCCTTACGGCTCCACGGGGCAGCGGGCACTTGCCGCCCCATCTCAAAGCGTGACCCCCGAACCAACGATGAAAACGGCGGACGCAACAAGGGCGCCGCCGGAAACCCACGGTTCGGGATGGGCGCGAGATAGGATTGCGCTGTTGGAGAGTCAAGGCCCGCACAATTAGAGATGGAGCAAAAGGCGTTTCCCCGCCATTAATGCGCCATGGGGACCCAGAACTTCGTTTTCGACGACCAGCAGGTCAAGCCCGGCACGCGGCTGTCGGTCGACGTGCCGATCAGCCGCGATTCGGCGGGCAACATGGTGCATCTGCCGGTGCGCATCGTCCATGGCGCAAAACCCGGGCCCACGCTGCTCATCAGCGCGGCGATCCACGGCGACGAGATCAGTGGCATCGAGGTCGTGCGCCGCGTGCTGGCCAAGATGAAGCCCAAGCGGCTGCGCGGCACCTTGCTCGCGGTGCCCATCGTCAACCCCTTCGGCTTTGTCGCCTGGAGCCGCTACCTGCCCGACCGGCGTGACCTCAATCGCAGTTTCCCGGGGCGCGAGGACGGCAGCCTTGCCAGCCGCATCGCCTTTCTGTTTCGCACCC
The nucleotide sequence above comes from Sphingomicrobium arenosum. Encoded proteins:
- the rpsK gene encoding 30S ribosomal protein S11; this encodes MAREPQRVRRRERKNITAGVAHVNASFNNTMITITDAQGNAISWSSAGMMGFKGSRKSTPYAAQVAAEDAGKKAQDHGVRTLEVEVKGPGSGRESALRALQAVGFTITSIRDVTPIPHNGVRPSKRRRV
- a CDS encoding DNA-directed RNA polymerase subunit alpha, which encodes MSINAKNWQELKKPQGLDRKPGADAKRKATFVAEPLERGFGMTLGNSLRRVLLSSLQGAAVTSMKIEGVLHEFSSLAGVREDITDLVINIKQVAVKMEGEGPKRLQLSATGPGEVTAGQISCPGDIEITNPDLVICHLDEGATLNMELTADIGKGYVPAAMNRPADAPIGLIPVDSLFSPIRQVAYKVENTRVGQELDYDKLSLTIETDGTVTPEDALAYAARILQDQLQLFVHFDDSMVAPAPAAGGATAGGATEGGQDTNQLNRYLLKKVDELELSVRSANCLKNDNIIYIGDLVQKTEAEMLRTPNFGRKSLNEIKEVLASMGLRLGMEIPGWPPENIEEMAKKLEQELLG
- the rpsM gene encoding 30S ribosomal protein S13; translation: MARIAGVNIPTNKRVEIALTYIHGIGHTTAKEITEKLKIAPERRVADLSDQEVLQIRETIDADYTVEGDLRRERAMDIKRLMDLKSYRGLRHRAGLPVRGQRTHTNARTRKGKAKPIAGKKK